One genomic window of Nicotiana sylvestris chromosome 10, ASM39365v2, whole genome shotgun sequence includes the following:
- the LOC104227883 gene encoding uncharacterized protein — translation MHAKSFTKAHAGARKVLTQKANIFRIAQGESKLLWEFVIQFQKERMLLPTVPDEWAAEAFTKSLNPGSSDASKKLKESLPEFQETSWVDVHNRYESKIRIQDDHLDFLTPKDAAEVSGWWTGSSLIEELITAKITGHYKTRKRQVLGILPTPDFQNITSTSVIELVSAMRNIKEALFSNPMRSDLSQRDHYVWCEYHGTNGHRTRDYQHLCDEVATLLKNGHLREFLSDRAKNNYSRNRDNTEPKKSGEYPPRLMINMFFGGNEINGVAFSAAKKMKVSVTHTKRLGEVTKDDITFTEEDTDGLLLPHNDALVISLNVLDFKLNVFW, via the exons ATGCACGCGAAATCTTTCACTAAGGCCCATGCCGGGGCTAGAAAGGTGCTGACCCAAAAGGCTAATATATTTAGGATTGCACAAGGAGAGTCGAAGTTGCTGTGGGAATTTGTAATCCAGTTCCAGAAGGAAAGGATGTTGCTCCCGACCGTTCCAGATGAATGGGCGGCTGAAGCATTCACCAAGAGTTTGAATCCGGGAAGTTCCGATGCTTCCAAGAAATTGAAAGAAAGCTTGCCCGAGTTCCAAGAGACAAGTTGGGTGGATGTTCACAACCGATACGAGTCGAAGATAAGAATTCAGGATGATCATCTCGATTTTTTGAC GCCGAAGGATGCGGCAGAGGTTTCCGGTTGGTGGACAGGTTCGTCACTGATAGAAGAACTGATCACCGCCAAAATAACAGGTCATTATAAGACAAGGAAGCGTCAGGTTCTCGGGATTCTTCCTACCCCAGACTttcagaatataacttcaacatCAGTAATAGAGTTGGTGTCGGCTATGAGGAACATTAAAGAAGCACTGTTTTCAAATCCAATGAGATCCGATCTCAGCCAAAGGGATCATTATGTTTGGTGCGAATACCATGGGACGAATGGTCACCGGACTAGGGACTACCAACACCTGTGCGACGAAGTGGCGACACTGTTGAAAAATGGCCACCTCAGGGAATTCTTAAGTGACCGGGCTAAAAACAATTATAGTCGCAATCGTGACAACACGGAGCCCAAAAAATCAGGAGAATATCCACCGCGCCTGATGATCAACATGTTTTTCGGGGGGAATGAGATTAATGGGGTTGCTTTCTCAGCGGCAAAAAAGATGAAGGTATCAGTAACCCACACCAAGAGACTCGGGGAAGTCACTAAAGACGACATCACTTTCACGGAAGAGGACACAGATGGATTGTTGCTACCGCACAACGATGCATTGGTAATATCACTAAATGTATTAGATTTTAAATTAAACGTGTTCTGGTGA